One Xyrauchen texanus isolate HMW12.3.18 chromosome 2, RBS_HiC_50CHRs, whole genome shotgun sequence genomic window carries:
- the LOC127663356 gene encoding uncharacterized protein LOC127663356 isoform X2 — translation MDISSYCENGGIDQSINVIPNNPEEDNDVTEVFSGSCHVYYTLTLVLSCLVLLPTVLATVVLIRMKERNKQKEDVGAQSPYHHDEEQDPDLNYAALNIVKKKSRRPVRSLSEVETSVVYAATR, via the exons ATGGATATCTCCAGCTATTGTGAAAACGGTG GGATTGATCAGTCCATAAATGTAATTCCAAATAATCCAGAAGAGGATAATG ATGTGACAGAAGTGTTTTCGGGATCCTGCCATGTCTATTATACACTGACACTGGTTTTGAGTTGCTTGGTTTTGCTTCCCACTGTTCTTGCGACTGTAGTCTTAATCAGGATGAAGGAAAGAAACAAGCAGAAAGAAG ATGTTGGTGCCCAGTCCCCGTATCATCATGATGAG gAGCAAGATCCCGACTTGAATTATGCAGCTCTAAATATTGTCAAGAAGAAGAGCAGGAGACCTGTAAGAAGTTTGAGCGAGGTGGAGACAAGTGTTGTGTATGCTGCAACAAGATGA
- the LOC127663356 gene encoding uncharacterized protein LOC127663356 isoform X1 produces the protein MILSATPLIFVLIGAIFIKWISPAIVKTVVSGTSVSLLCSNILTEPSYIAWFKQTKNGSLPFCVVTQYTQKSQADPVYFNGFQKNHIEMSVNKTVSFLKIVNAEVSDSGIFFCGSFLGKRMVFHNSTQLVVNGIDQSINVIPNNPEEDNDVTEVFSGSCHVYYTLTLVLSCLVLLPTVLATVVLIRMKERNKQKEDVGAQSPYHHDEEQDPDLNYAALNIVKKKSRRPVRSLSEVETSVVYAATR, from the exons ATGATTCTTTCTGCAACACCTCTGATATTCGTTTTAATAG GTGCCATCTTTATTAAATGGATATCTCCAGCTATTGTGAAAACGGTGGTCAGTGGAACTTCTGTCTCTCTTCTGTGTTCAAACATCTTGACAGAGCCCAGTTATATAGCCTGGTTCAAGCAGACCAAAAATGGTTCTCTACCATTTTGTGTTGTAACTCAATATACGCAGAAATCTCAGGCTGATCCTGTATATTTTAACGgctttcaaaagaatcacatagAAATGTCAGTGAACAAAACAGTTTCATTTCTGAAGATTGTGAATGCGGAGGTCTCTGACTCTGGTATCTTTTTCTGTGGAAGTTTTCTGGGAAAGCGCATGGTATTTCACAATTCAACACAATTAGTAGTCAATG GGATTGATCAGTCCATAAATGTAATTCCAAATAATCCAGAAGAGGATAATG ATGTGACAGAAGTGTTTTCGGGATCCTGCCATGTCTATTATACACTGACACTGGTTTTGAGTTGCTTGGTTTTGCTTCCCACTGTTCTTGCGACTGTAGTCTTAATCAGGATGAAGGAAAGAAACAAGCAGAAAGAAG ATGTTGGTGCCCAGTCCCCGTATCATCATGATGAG gAGCAAGATCCCGACTTGAATTATGCAGCTCTAAATATTGTCAAGAAGAAGAGCAGGAGACCTGTAAGAAGTTTGAGCGAGGTGGAGACAAGTGTTGTGTATGCTGCAACAAGATGA